The following are from one region of the Capsicum annuum cultivar UCD-10X-F1 chromosome 1, UCD10Xv1.1, whole genome shotgun sequence genome:
- the LOC124897276 gene encoding uncharacterized protein LOC124897276: MPDLPGLEWNGVRSSYPKKVISFILAQQLAEKGCLSYLAYVRDTGTETPSLESVKVVRDFIDIFSTDLPGVHPDRNIDFKIDLEPSTKPISIYPYRMAPAELKELKDQLQDLLSKGFIRPSVSPWGAPVLFLKKKDGSMRMWNDYRNTAFQWSDKCEESFQKLKTLLTSASILTLPIEGECFIVFCDVSDIGLGGVLMQRNKVIAYASRQLKPHERNYPTHDLDLLAVVFVLKLWQYYLYGVYCKVYTDHHSLQYIFKQKELNLTQRR, encoded by the exons ATGCCTGATCTCCCTGGATTAGAGTGGAATGGTGTTCGGAGTTCGTATCCTAAGAAGGTGATTTCTTTCATTCTGGCTCAGCAGTTAGCTGAGAAAGGTTGTCTTTCATATTTGGCTTATGTTCGTGATACTGGTACCGAGACACCTTCTTTAGAGTCagtgaaggtggttagagatttCATAGATATTTTTTCTACTGATCTTCCAGGTGTTCATCCTGATAGAAatattgatttcaaaattgaTCTGGAGCCGAGTACTAAACCCATTTCCATTTATCCTTATcggatggctccagctgagctgaaagaattgaaagatcagCTTCAGGACTTGTTAAGCAAGGGGTTTATTCGACcaagtgtatctccttggggtgctccggTGTTGTTtctgaagaagaaagatgggtctatgaGAATGTGGAAtgattatcg AAATACGGCTTTTCAGTGGTCAGATAAGTGcgaggagagctttcaaaagcttaagacTTTATTGACATCAGCTTCTATCTTGACCTTACCTATTGAAGGTGagtgttttattgtgttttgtgatGTTTCCGATATTGGCTTGGGTGGTGTATTGATGCAGAGAAATAAGGTGATAGCGTATGCATCGAGGCAGTTGAAGccacatgagaggaattatcctactcatgatttagatttACTAGCggttgtgtttgtgttgaagttatggcagtactatttgtatggagtttatTGTAAGGTGTACACTGATCATCACAGCCTTCAGTATATCTTTAAACAGAAGGAGTTAAATTTGACGCAGCGTAGATAG